From one Rosa rugosa chromosome 4, drRosRugo1.1, whole genome shotgun sequence genomic stretch:
- the LOC133746426 gene encoding probable polyamine transporter At1g31830 isoform X1 — MITMCKLRTAATREGSIEMGEHNNPECVAVSEAQSPRVNNFKKVSVLPLVFLIFYEVSGGPFGMEDSVQAAGPLLALLGFLVFPFIWSVPEALITAEMGTMFPVNGGYVVWVSSALGPFWGFQQGWLKWLSGVIDNALYPVLFLDYLKSAIPALGGGFPRIVAVLALTLFLTYLNYRGLTIVGWVAVLLGICSIIPFVVMGLVVIPKLEPSRWLVVSLHNVDWNLYLNTLFWNLNYWDSISTLAGEVENQKKTLPKALFYAFILVVVGYFFPLLIGTGAVPLDRELWTDGYFSDIAKIVGGVWLRCWIQGAAAMSNMGMFVAEMSSDSFQLLGMAERGMLPEFFGKRSRYGTPVIGIMFSASGVLLLSWLSFQEIVAAENFLYCVGMILEFIAFILLRVKHPAASRPFKIPVGTVGTILLCIPPTLLIGVLFALSELKVVVVSLIAIVIGLVMQPCLTYVERKRWMKFSISSDLPDLHGASQERANSLID, encoded by the exons ATGATTACTATGTGT AAATTGAGGACCGCGGCAACTAGGGAAGGCTCCATTGAAATGGGAGAGCACAACAATCCCGAATGTGTTGCAGTTAGTGAAGCACAATCCCCTAGGGTAAATAACTTCAAGAAAGTCTCAGTTCTGCCCCTTGTCTTCCTCATCTTCTATGAGGTATCTGGGGGTCCATTTGGTATGGAGGACAGTGTTCAGGCTGCCGGTCCCCTTCTAGCGCTTCTCGGGTTCTTGGTCTTTCCATTCATTTGGAGCGTTCCTGAGGCCTTGATTACTGCAGAGATGGGTACCATGTTCCCTGTGAATGGGGGTTACGTGGTTTGGGTTTCTTCGGCCCTGGGTCCATTTTGGGGGTTTCAACAAGGATGGCTGAAATGGTTAAGTGGAGTCATTGATAATGCTTTGTACCCAGTTCTGTTTTTGGACTACTTGAAGTCAGCAATACCAGCTTTAGGCGGTGGATTTCCAAGAATCGTGGCAGTGTTAGCTCTGACATTGTTCCTCACTTACTTAAACTATAGGGGTTTAACCATTGTGGGATGGGTTGCTGTACTTTTAGGGATTTGCTCAATCATTCCTTTTGTGGTTATGGGACTTGTGGTAATTCCCAAGTTGGAGCCTTCAAGATGGTTAGTGGTGAGTCTACATAATGTGGACTGGAATTTGTATTTGAACACTCTCTTTTGGAATTTGAACTATTGGGATTCTATAAGTACACTTGCCGGAGAGGTGGAGAACCAAAAGAAAACTCTCCCCAAGGCTCTTTTTTATGCGTTcattttggttgttgttggaTATTTCTTCCCCCTTTTAATTGGTACTGGGGCTGTTCCACTTGATCGTGAGTTGTGGACTGATGGTTACTTCTCTGATATTGCAAAAATTGTTGGGGGAGTTTGGTTGAGATGTTGGATCCAAGGGGCTGCGGCGATGTCAAATATGGGGATGTTTGTGGCTGAAATGAGCAGTGACTCTTTTCAACTTCTTGGGATGGCAGAAAGAGGGATGTTGCCTGAGTTCTTTGGTAAGCGGTCTCGTTATGGAACCCCAGTCATTGGCATTATGTTCTCAGCTTCCGGAGTCCTTTTGCTATCTTGGCTAAGCTTTCAAGAGATTGTAGCTGCAGAAAACTTCTTGTACTGTGTTGGAATGATTTTGGAGTTCATAGCATTTATACTATTACGGGTGAAGCATCCAGCTGCATCTCGGCCATTCAAGATTCCTGTTGGAACAGTTGGAACCATTCTTTTGTGCATTCCGCCTACCCTGCTAATTGGTGTTTTGTTCGCTCTTTCTGAACTCAAGGTTGTGGTTGTGAGTCTTATAGCTATAGTGATCGGCCTTGTGATGCAGCCCTGTCTCACATATGTTGAGAGGAAGAGGTGGATGAAGTTCTCCATCAGTTCTGATCTCCCAGATCTTCATGGTGCTAGTCAGGAGAGGGCCAACTCCTTAATAGATTAG
- the LOC133746426 gene encoding probable polyamine transporter At1g31830 isoform X2, with the protein MGEHNNPECVAVSEAQSPRVNNFKKVSVLPLVFLIFYEVSGGPFGMEDSVQAAGPLLALLGFLVFPFIWSVPEALITAEMGTMFPVNGGYVVWVSSALGPFWGFQQGWLKWLSGVIDNALYPVLFLDYLKSAIPALGGGFPRIVAVLALTLFLTYLNYRGLTIVGWVAVLLGICSIIPFVVMGLVVIPKLEPSRWLVVSLHNVDWNLYLNTLFWNLNYWDSISTLAGEVENQKKTLPKALFYAFILVVVGYFFPLLIGTGAVPLDRELWTDGYFSDIAKIVGGVWLRCWIQGAAAMSNMGMFVAEMSSDSFQLLGMAERGMLPEFFGKRSRYGTPVIGIMFSASGVLLLSWLSFQEIVAAENFLYCVGMILEFIAFILLRVKHPAASRPFKIPVGTVGTILLCIPPTLLIGVLFALSELKVVVVSLIAIVIGLVMQPCLTYVERKRWMKFSISSDLPDLHGASQERANSLID; encoded by the coding sequence ATGGGAGAGCACAACAATCCCGAATGTGTTGCAGTTAGTGAAGCACAATCCCCTAGGGTAAATAACTTCAAGAAAGTCTCAGTTCTGCCCCTTGTCTTCCTCATCTTCTATGAGGTATCTGGGGGTCCATTTGGTATGGAGGACAGTGTTCAGGCTGCCGGTCCCCTTCTAGCGCTTCTCGGGTTCTTGGTCTTTCCATTCATTTGGAGCGTTCCTGAGGCCTTGATTACTGCAGAGATGGGTACCATGTTCCCTGTGAATGGGGGTTACGTGGTTTGGGTTTCTTCGGCCCTGGGTCCATTTTGGGGGTTTCAACAAGGATGGCTGAAATGGTTAAGTGGAGTCATTGATAATGCTTTGTACCCAGTTCTGTTTTTGGACTACTTGAAGTCAGCAATACCAGCTTTAGGCGGTGGATTTCCAAGAATCGTGGCAGTGTTAGCTCTGACATTGTTCCTCACTTACTTAAACTATAGGGGTTTAACCATTGTGGGATGGGTTGCTGTACTTTTAGGGATTTGCTCAATCATTCCTTTTGTGGTTATGGGACTTGTGGTAATTCCCAAGTTGGAGCCTTCAAGATGGTTAGTGGTGAGTCTACATAATGTGGACTGGAATTTGTATTTGAACACTCTCTTTTGGAATTTGAACTATTGGGATTCTATAAGTACACTTGCCGGAGAGGTGGAGAACCAAAAGAAAACTCTCCCCAAGGCTCTTTTTTATGCGTTcattttggttgttgttggaTATTTCTTCCCCCTTTTAATTGGTACTGGGGCTGTTCCACTTGATCGTGAGTTGTGGACTGATGGTTACTTCTCTGATATTGCAAAAATTGTTGGGGGAGTTTGGTTGAGATGTTGGATCCAAGGGGCTGCGGCGATGTCAAATATGGGGATGTTTGTGGCTGAAATGAGCAGTGACTCTTTTCAACTTCTTGGGATGGCAGAAAGAGGGATGTTGCCTGAGTTCTTTGGTAAGCGGTCTCGTTATGGAACCCCAGTCATTGGCATTATGTTCTCAGCTTCCGGAGTCCTTTTGCTATCTTGGCTAAGCTTTCAAGAGATTGTAGCTGCAGAAAACTTCTTGTACTGTGTTGGAATGATTTTGGAGTTCATAGCATTTATACTATTACGGGTGAAGCATCCAGCTGCATCTCGGCCATTCAAGATTCCTGTTGGAACAGTTGGAACCATTCTTTTGTGCATTCCGCCTACCCTGCTAATTGGTGTTTTGTTCGCTCTTTCTGAACTCAAGGTTGTGGTTGTGAGTCTTATAGCTATAGTGATCGGCCTTGTGATGCAGCCCTGTCTCACATATGTTGAGAGGAAGAGGTGGATGAAGTTCTCCATCAGTTCTGATCTCCCAGATCTTCATGGTGCTAGTCAGGAGAGGGCCAACTCCTTAATAGATTAG